From Camelina sativa cultivar DH55 chromosome 5, Cs, whole genome shotgun sequence:
AATTGATATTATCAAACGTTAATcggagatttttttctttcaaaagtcAAAGCTATATATAGAGAGTTGATGTCAAAATACAGTATATGAAAATCTTCCAAATCTTCTGCATTAAACTTGTCGATGCAATATCTTATACATATCATAAGTTTATACGTTTGTATAATGAGaatcaatatttgtttcaatTGGCAACAAATCAGCTTATTTCACacgtacaatatatatatatatatataaatatatacatctgTGTAATGAGAACAAGTATTATCATCAGAAATGGAGAAAATGGTGTTCAtgaaagttgttttttttgcctTGTTGTTGTCCCTCTCATGTGAGTCCATCtttcaactttaaatttaattccaTCGTCTTTTTAATCTTTAACGATTAATTGTAATGATTCACAGTTACCGATCTTGAAGATTCATACTAtcttatgtgtatatatgtcttaatgtcttcttttttataatgattATATAGGTTTGATGGAGGGAGAAGCAAGACTTAGTGGAAAAATGAAAGATGTAACAATACAACGTGGAGGATCTTGCAACAACGACAATACTTGTCACGATACATGTCCGGGATGTAAGAACACACAATGTATTTTCAGCCAGTGCGTTTGTTCTCAATGTAACACTCCACGAACAAGTTTACGTGTTGAATCTCATATGTAAtcttatttgattatttctattatttacCCAAATTTGTGATGacaagataataataataaacatttttgtttttatgagaGTATGTTTCTCATAGTATAGGTCAACCtttacaaaaatcaattaaCCATAGATCTCTTATAAAATGTAGAAGTaatgtgaagtgaccttagtgcagtggcaggaggtaagttcatttgtagaaggcaccatcacacccgggatcgagtctcggctcctacgaatgtaggaatttggctaatgggccggctagttgtggcccaatggttgacaaaaaaaatgtagaagTAATAAACCCTTGCATCTGTTGAAAGTATAAGACAATCTTATAAGACATCAGACAATTACCGATCCCAcacgagagaagcgaccgccatcGTGTCAGATCTTCATCATCGATCATCCTCCCTTAACAACAGAGAAGCGAACGCCAGCTTGTAAAGCCATCATCTCTATCCTGGTATAAGACTCACCACCGAGTCTTGTATTatctggtatcagagcacagATCACGCTGTTCctgtaacgcccccaaaccgtCTTATGACTACGTAGTCCAACGGACAGCCACAGAACGCCACTATGGGAACTGCACCGAGGTGGTCCAATCGAGGGACAAAAGCTGCAGaattcccgaccggtcctccctagcacaattccacccgcaaccgagactactcaggctttgcaacccttgcggcctggtgcgttgtgttggcccggacaaggctggAACCAAACGAAACCACACAACTTAAATAAAAAGGACTTTAAACTTTACTTACTACATAAAATAAGttcataaaacattaatacaaaaATGGCGCCAGGCCTAAGGCCAAAATACgacaaattaaattttacaaaaatgacTTGCAAAGGCAATGCAATTCTACACCGGCTGGCCTAACGTCCAGCGCTCCATCTAAGGCTTTTccccactaaggttacctgcaaaacaaattatggacTCTTGAATGCTAACACTCAGTGAGTTCGGAAACCTACAAGAACCCAAACTCAACCCCAACCCCAGCAAGCAACACACATCATGCAAGCAAAGCAAATATGAAAGCCTAAGTTAACAACAAACAAGTCTAAGCAATCAATATGCAAGACTAGgctatcaacatgcaagacaaagctatcaacatgcaagccTAAACAACAATCACACAATCAGAGATAGCAATGCTGAAGATAGTGAGCTACGCAAACTAATCTTGCAAGCAATCAAcaatcaagcaagcaagcaatatAAGCAattaagcaaataaacaagcaagcaagcaaactACAACTACAACAATTTACttgaataaaagagaaaattaaattaatcttttaaacaagttttagttATGGGCCCGGTATGCTTCCTCTCCTCAAGACCCTTGTGAACACCCGCGCTGCAGCCACAAAGGCACGCAACCGGAACATCACTCAAGCTACACCGTCATGTAGACAGCtgcggccagggtagcgagcccagtaacctccaaGCTCTTCGTAACCAACCCTACAAACTCACGAACATGGGTTACATGAACGCGGGTGTATATGGTATGGAATCATGAGGACACCCATACCAAGTCTTACTACGCTAGCCAGAATTTTTCGCGGACTAAACACATTAAGACCTATAACAATTTTGATACCTTgagttttatggtttttaagctcataaaTTTACAAGTATCCTTACCGAATTCAAGCCCTCCGGCACTAGAATCCTGTGTACGGACATTTCACCTCGCACACGGTCTAGTACCGAGACTAACCTCTTAGAAAGCGCAATTAAACAAGAAATtgaagcaagaaaatcaagtaaAATGCAAGTATACTACATGCAACTTCAGAAACTAGAATGAAATCTAGAGACTAAGCTAAGCATACAAACATCCCTAACATGCAAAGCACAAAGCAGTCATGcaacacaaacaagcaacatgcaagcataAGAAACTAGAGAAATATCTAGAGACTAAGCTATGCACACAACAACACTAACATGCAACATGCGACTTCAAAGTATCTAGAGAAATATCTAGAGACTACTTGAGTTCTTATGGTTTTGCTCATGCGAACCATGCACTAGATGGATGTCGATAATTCCCCATCTAGTCCGGTAAAAAGAGCATGAACTCACACAACAACACTAACATGCAACCTGAGAATCTAGAGGTCATCCAGAAACTAAGCGTAAATCAACAACATGCAGGGCATACAAGCAACATGCAACACCAACCATCAACATGCAAGTCTAAGAATCTAGAGAAATATCTAGAGGCTAAGAGCTAAACATGCAACAACTAACATGCAATGCAAACAAGCAATCATGcacaacacacaagcaacaaagaaactAGAATGAAAACTCTAGAGACTAAGTGCTAGACAAAATCTCACACCAACATGcaaggaaacaaagaaacaagactTAACTATCTAGAAATTTaatctagaagaaaagaaacgaatctaccccaaaacccaacaaaaatgcctagatttaaaccataaatcctaagcaaaaaccaacaaaaccccACCTATCATGTGTCATATCACATGCATCGAAACTCACCTGGACTTGGCTTGAAAGAATCGATCTAACAGCTTCTAGTCCTAGCTAGCGACGTGGAAGAGAAAAGCTTCTAAGCAGACGCAGCTACAAACTCGCGGAAAGGAAGACTCTAAGAAAGAactctctctcttgctctttccctagctctctctctctaactctctaACTTTCTTATTTTTGGACTAAGAgagaaatgaacaaaaaatgGCTTCTCAAAGCTCCTAAGGTCTCTATTTATAGTGGTTTGATGAGAGTTTGGGCGGTGGAGTTGACCAATGCATGAGGGGTGTTTGTTGTCTTTGAAGCCTCTTAGTGAATGTTGTTAACACTTGTGAGAAATTGGCATTAACACTTGGCCACAAAGATTTGTTTAATCTCCACTATCCcactttgatttgtttaatctccactaactccactttgatttatttaatcttccactaactccactttgatttatttaatcttccactaactccactttgatttgtttaatctcCACTTCCTCCACcttgatttgtttaattcttgATAAAACAAGATTTTCTTATTCTTGTTGGATCGGCTGGCGTCCCTCGGTCATCTCTCGGCGACACTGGATCCTTCTTGGTACTCTCGGCAACTCTCTCGGACATTCTTGGCAATTCTTGGCAGCTCTCGGACATTCTCGGTAATCTCGGACTTTCTCGGTCCTTTGCTGTATGTCTCGGACGAGTCGGACGGTACGTCTCGAACAACTCGGTCATCTCTCGATCCGTTCAAATTTTCTCGGACTTTTTTTCAGCAATCCTTCTGCTCTCCTTGCTGGCTTCCTTTCTTGGTCCTTggccttgagtttttattttgaaattttaccccttggtgagggtcattacattctcccccccttataagaattcgtcctcgaattctaGGGTCTTCTCCTCCTTTTCTTATGATGCCGACGCTTCTTGACATCTACGTCTCCATCCTGCTATTACCGTGATCACCATTACATTAATACCTCCGTTGTAATACTCCTGGAAGACTGAACTTCCTCTACTTGCCTTGGCCATTACAAGTCTTCTTGACTTGTTcgatctttggttgttcttcacaccAGTAATTGAGCTTCCTCCTTCGCTCCTCGGCTCTCTTGTTGACAAGGTCTACTTCTATAAACACTTGTTCCACTCACGCCATTGGCTGGCGCCATtggaaagcttcttcatctccaacaTCCGTCTAGTTCTCCACACTTTAACTTCTTCTGGTACTAAGGTTGCTTCCTAGGTGTACCACGACATGTCTACTCCTTTAGACTCCTTAGCtcaatgcttctctttcttcagctttttcTTGACTCTTCTCTTTTCCTCCGACTTACAGCCTGGTTCACTCCACCATCTTGATATGCTCATCATACGACTTCGTATTCTCTCATCTGTTGGCCACATTGACAACAAAATTTTGTTCCTGCGGCTCCTTTAACCTCACACTCCTTTTTACTTCTCCTATTCCTTTAGATTCGCGCTCCTTAGGATTTTAACATCTTCGACTCCTTTAGCTTCATACTCCACAAGACTTTAACTTCTCCAACTCTTTTAGCTTCGCATTTCACATAGCTTCTCCTCTGGTCCTTCTTGGTTTCCACACCTTGGTCTGATAAAATATATGCTCTGGTTCCTTTAATCTCCACGCCTTGGTCCGTTTAAAACTCTTCTCTGGTTCTTTTAGTCTCCACGCCACTGGTTCGATGTAATGCCTTCTCCGACCTACTTGGTCTCATCTCCATATATTGGAACTTCTATATACTTGATTTATTTGATCATTGGACTTGATCAAAGGATCTTGGTCCCTACCAACaacttcctcctcttcatcgttTGTCTCCATCTCCAAACTCCTTGGTTTTTCCTCCACACTTTGTTaccttctttgttctttttccaAGTTTGGTTCGATAGAACCGCATAGAGCATAAAATTTGCTTCACCTTCATCGCCActcattattttcttgcaccctcttgCTCATGCTTAGTTGGTTTTCTCCTTGATTTCCTTCTTTGATTTCCTTTGCCattcattttctcttcttcttattcacgCTTCTACTTGGTCAATTCTTTCGAACACGATCTTGTTTTAGCCACCACTCCAACTTGATCCACCAAACTCAACACTCACAGGTTCCACTATATAGCTAGGAAAAGGTTCAACCTAGAATACTAAGGTTTCCCTACACGGCCTAGCACTAAGGGTTCTTCAAAACGCTTAGCTAGAAGGCTTCCTACACACAACATCTAGAACTTGGACTAGCACTAACAAAATGCTAAAAACAAGCCTAGACAAGCAACAAGCACAGCAAGCAAAtaaacaccaaacaaacaaacacacaaacacacaaagagGGAGTTAGAGCCCATACTTACCTTCCCGATCGCCGCACAGTTCCGAAGGTCTAAGGTTTAACTACCTAATAGAAAGGATACACACGATCCCTTCCTACTTGCTGCTTCAACGGTTGCTCTCCTTTGTAACTGGTCAGTGGGGGATCTCTTGCTTCTTGAACTGCTTCTACTACGTTGATCATTGGGCAGGCAGCCTTGTAATAGCCACACTTGCCACAGTTGAAACATATGATGTGAGATGGAACTGGCAGATGACTCTTCCCTGTTCTCTTACACTCACGAAAATAATGTCCTCGCTTTCCACCTGAGTAACATACAactcctcctcttttctttgATGTTGGGCTACGCCCTTCTTGGTTAGATCGACTCCTCTTTCGATTTCTGCCAACACTTGGCACCATCTTTTCCTTATTATTTCCATGGTCTTGACGCATGGCTTTCTTCTCCCTTTCCAATCTTTCCCCTACATTCACAGCATTTTCAGCCGATCCGTCAGTTTGCTGGTAAGCTACAGACCTTAGTCTACTTTGGATGTCTGCTAGCAGTGGCTGTACTAGGTGATGAACCACAACCACTTCATCTTCTCGTCCTTGGTACACATACCTTCGTAGTCGAGTAAAAATTGACTCCAACTCTCGAACGCTCCTCTCGCCTTCTTCTAAGTTCGTAAACTCAGTCTCCAATTTATCTTCGGCCTCTGGTAGAAATATCTCCGTTTGAACTTTCTTCGAAAATCTGTCCATGTTGGATTCCTTCGACCATAATGTCTCTTCACAATTGTCCACAAATCGCTTGCATCGCTCTTCAAGTAGTAGACTGCAATATCTTTCTTGTAGTCTTTTAGGCATCAAGTTGCATCGAAATTCTTCTCCATGTTCTGCAATCATTGATCTGTTTCAAACGTGTTTGATCCTTCTCTAAAATACTCGGTTCCCAAATTTTCATAATCACCACAATCTTCAGGAAGCTCGGGACTTCTGATTCTCTTGGCTGTGACACTTGCTGTCGCATAAGCACTGGTATCTCCTGGAACATCGCTAACACAGGGTCTCGTGCTTCACTCTCTGGACGTCTTGGCTCTTCACGTACTCTCCTTCGTTTTGGCGGCATACTCCTTGGCTTAAATGGTTCATGGTTTATAGATCTCACTCCAAATGGTCTTTGACCGAAACTTGATGGCTGTCGAATAGGATTTTTATCCCGCGGACAACACCAATCTCCTTCCTTGTGAGAACCAaacttcttttctctcatttaTCTTGATCTTGCTCCGAAACTTGATTGATATAAAGATTCTCGTGACTTACTTCTTTTGGAACTCGACCTTCATGTCGCTCGCTCGTCattctttcttggttttgtctttCTCTCGACATTATGTTGATCACTGTCCATCGGTTCTTCCCTTTGTTCTCCATCGTCATACTGATCTTTCTCCATCGGTTCTTGCCTTTGATCTTTGGCATCATATTGATCACCCTCCAATAAATCTTCGACATCGTATTTATCACCCTGCAATGAGTCTTCGACATTCTTCCCCATCGGCTCTTGAATCACCCCACGAACATCCCTCTTGACCTCAATGATCTGACATCTGCACAAGCATCCAAGGGTAAGTCCTAATCCCATCTACCTAAAATGCACAAGGACGTGCCGGTTTCCTAAAATTGCCTTTGCGACTCATTACTCGATAAAACATGTGAAACTGCATTTTCCACGAGCATCATAACCAtactctgataccaccgttgtaacgcccccaaaccgtcctatgaccacgTAGGCCAACGGACAGACACGGAACGCCACTATGGGACTGCACCGAGGTGGtccagtcgagggacggaagctgcagacttcccaaccggtcctccctagcacaattctACCCGCAACCAAGACTACtcaggctttgcaacccttgcagCCTGGTGCGTGTGTTGCCCCGGACAAGGCTGGAACCAAACGAAACCACAcaacttaaataaaaatgactttCAACTTTATCTACTTCGTAAAATAAGttcataaaacattaatacGAAAATGGCGCCAGGCCTAAGGCCAAAATACgacaaattaaattttacaaaaacgaCTTGCAAAGGCAATGCAATTCTACACCGACTGGCTAAGCGTCCTGCGCTCCCTCTAAGGATTTTCCCCACTAAGGTTacctacaaaacaaattatggtgTCTTGAGTGCTAACACTCAGTGAGTTTGGAAACctacaagaaaccaaaccaaccccAACCCTCAGCAAGCAACACACATGATGCAAGCAAAGCAAATATGAAAGTCTAAGCTAACAACAAACAAGTCTAAGAAATCAATATGCAAGACTAGgctatcaacatgcaagacaaagctatcaacatgcaagccTAAACAACAATCACACAATCAGAGATAGCAATGCGAAAGATCGTGAGCTACGCAAACGAATCTAGCAAGCAATCAACaaccaagcaagcaagcaatatAAGCAattaagcaaataaacaagcaagcaagcaaactACAACTACAACAATTAACttgaattaaagagaaaattaaactAAACTTTCAAACAAGTTTTAGTTATGGGCCCGGTATGCTTCCTCTCCTTAAGACCCTTGTGAACACCCGCGCTGcagccacaaaggcatgcaaccggAACATCACTCAAGCTACACGGTCATGTAGACAGCtgcggccagggtagcgagccctgTAACCTCCAAGATTTTCGTAACCAACCCTACAAACTCACGAACATGGGTTACATGAGCGCGGCTGTATGTGGTACGGAATCATGAGGACAGCCATACCAAGTCTTACTACGCTAGCTAgaatttctcgcggactaaaCGCATTAAGACCTATAACAATTTTGataccttgagtttttatggtttttaagctcataaaTTTACAAGTATCCTTACCGAATTCAAGCTCTCCAGCACTAGAATCCTGTGTACGGGCATTTCACCTAGCACACGGTCTAGTACCGAGACTAACCTCTTAGCAAGCGCAATTAAACAAGAAATtgaagcaagaaaatcaagtaaAATGCAAGTATGCTACATGCAACTTCAGAAACTAGAATGAAATCTAGAGACTAAGCTAAGCATACAAACATCCCTAACATGCAAAGCACAAAGCAGTCATGcaacacaaacaagcaacatgcaagcataAGAAACTAGAGAAATATCTAGAGACTAAGCTATGCACACAACAACACTAACATGCAACATGCGACTTCAAAGTATCTAGAGAAATATCTAGAGACTACTTGAGTTCTTATGGTTTTGCTCATGCGGACCGTGCACTAGATGGATGTCTATAATTCCCTATCTAGTCCGGTAAAAAGAGCATGAACTCACACAACAACACTAACATGCAACCTGAGAATCTAGAGGTCATCCAGAAACTAAGCGCAAATCAACAACTAACACCAACCATCAACATGCAAGCGCAAATCAACAACGAAACATGCAACAACTAACATGCAATGCAAACAAGCAATCATGcacaacacacaagcaactaAGAAACTAGAATGAAAACTCTAGAGACTAAGTGCTAGACAAAACCTCACACCAACAtacaaggaaacaaagaaatgagACTTAACTATCTAGAAATTTaatctagaagaaaataaacgaATCTAccccaaaacacaacaaaaatgCCTAGATTTAAACAATAAATCCTAagcaaaaaccaacaaaaccccACCTATCATGTGCCATATCACATGCATCGAGACTCACCTGGACTTGGCTTGAAAAAATCGATTTAACAGCTTCTAGTCCTAGCTAGCGACGCGGAAGAGAAAAGCTTCTGAACAGACGCAGCTACAAACTCACGGAAAGGAAGACTCTAAggaagaactctctctctctcgctctttccctagctctctctctctctctaactctctaACTTTCTTATTTTTGGACTAAGAGAGAAATGAACGAAAAATGGCTTCTCAAAGCTCCTAAGGTCTCTATTTATAGTGGTTTGATGAGAGTTTGGGCGGTGGAGTTGACCAATGCATGAGGGGCGTTTGTTGTCTTTGAAGCCTCTTAGTGCATGTTGTTAACACTTGTGAGAAATTGGCATTACCACTTGGCCACCAAGATTTGTTTAATCTCCACTATCCcactttgatttgtttaatcttccactaactccactttgatttatttaatcttccactaactccactttgATCCCTTTCTTTTTTCAGNtccactaactccactttgATTTGCTTAATCTCCACTTCCTCCACcttgatttgtttaattcttgATAAAACAAGATTTTCTTATTCTTGTTGGATCGGCTGGCGTCCCTCGGTCATCTCTCGGCGACACTCGATCCGTCTCTGTACTCTCGGCAACTCTCTCGGACATTCTCGGTAATTCTCGGCAGCTCTCGGACATTCTCGGTAATCTCGGACACTCTCGGTCCTTTTCTGTATGTCTCGGACGAATCGGACGGTACGTCTTGGACAACTCGGCCATCTCTCGATCCGTTCAAATTTTCTCG
This genomic window contains:
- the LOC104787521 gene encoding defensin-like protein 266, whose protein sequence is MEKMVFMKVVFFALLLSLSCLMEGEARLSGKMKDVTIQRGGSCNNDNTCHDTCPGCKNTQCIFSQCVCSQCNTPRTSLRVESHM